atgtttaaaatttttgacaattttcaaaagaaaaaaaaaggagagagagagagttaagAGTTTTTTCCACCCAACAGGCAACACACTCAcgtttgatgattgatgatataTCGTTTTTCCGGTTCGTGCTTCGACCTCACGTGTCAGTCTCTGAAGCTTTCTATGATCAACGGATTCGAATGATTTTGGACACAATTCGCTTCCTCAAATCCTTCGATTGGCTCTGCTCACTGCTCAAACCCCAGTTCCCCTCATAAAGGTCACTTTCCATTTTCACCCTTTATTCTCTGTTTCCCCCTTCTATTTTCCCATTATTATGCTTCTTCAGAGGTTGATACTTGATGCCAAACCTCTTATGTTGACCCTTTTATTGAATCTTTATATTTGAATGGTTTTTTTGCTTACCCTTTATATGTTCCACTGCAAAAATCAATGAAAGTTTGGAACAAGTTTGCTGGATTTGTTTGCGCCtcttttgtgtgtgtgtgtgtgtaaatGAATTGTTATTGATACTCTACCATTTTATGGTAGTGGGGAACTTGGAGTTTTGATTTGAAGTTGATGGATAAAGCTCTGATATTCTAACATTGGTATGAAAATTTGGTTATGATTAGAatccttgtttgatttttttactaTACTGTAgaaattgtttgcattgtttAGTCAAAATTACCATTAGGATTTGATAATCTTATCATCCTGATTCCAGATTCCTGATGTTAGATGTAGATTTGAGAAATCTTAAGGAAATAAGTTTGTAATTTTACAGTCAGTAGTTACCTTTGTCTTTCTGATAGGCATTCAATCCAATACAAACAAttgcattttttttacatatagaagaaaaccataaaagacaaaagaaaataagCTTTTTGAGGAAGTGTTCTCTTATTCATTATCTAGTATTCTTGTTCTTTTTAAACATTTTGAGGTAAAACATAAATATGAGAAATACTGAGTTAAACATAAATATGAGATATGGAAAGATACTTTGCTATGAAATCCGACCAAGTTTCTAATGCGTTTTCCCAACGGTCCTATATGATTGTTAGGAATGAATGGCAAAATGTAAAACACAATAGAAGGAAAGATTGAAGCATACTGAAATTCAGTAAATTGAAAATTCTCCATTCTAATTTGGAAAACCTGTCCTTTGTATGCTATATTTAGCATTAGTGAATAGGACATTGATCTGGCACCATGTATTAGTTGGAGTTTTACATTCAAACAAGTGTAACTTCGATAATAtggtttgaattttgattgtgTAATTTTAAGATTTCGAGTCATGAGAATGAGAAATGTTGACTACTATATGTTAGGGACCATAATCATATAACTATCTCTAAATGTAGTACCATTCCTTGATGAAATTTTCCTTGGAGCTTTGAGTGCTTAATCATAAGAACTGATATGGATTAAGGAatattcaatgaattaatgcattAACTTGCAGCATTGCCCCAGAAAATTGAGGTCTTATGATACATTTTTTCAATGTCTCTTTCAACAACAGTAATTTGCTTTTTGTTGTTGTGTTAGAAACTTGTATTATGATCTTAGAATATTATATATGCTTTTGTATGACACTGAGTTTATTAGTCTGTGATATCTTAATTTTATAGGCAAAAGCGCATAATCATTTGGATTTTCTGAAGTCAAGAATGAATATAGGAATGGCATCATTAACTCAAACTCATTATCAAATACACACATCAACTAACAGGAAGGAACATCATAGAAGCCTGATATTATTAAACTCTGGAAAAGCATTTCAACTCCAGGGACTTAGTTTTCCTCATACTCGAATAAAAGAATCAAGCATATGCTGCACAAAGTTGACTCCGTGGGAGCCGTCACCTTTCACTTATGCTCCTACAGATAATCAGAGTGATAAGTTCTTGCCAAGTTCGGCCAATATATTTGAAACTCTTGATCCTAGTAAAACAGCTGAATCGATTACAGAAAATGCCGAAGCATCTGCAGAGACTGAGAATCACTCAGGCATGCAATTTCAGCTTTTCAAGTGGCCTATGTGGCTTCTAGGTCCTTCTATTCTCCTTGCAACCGGCATGGTGCCGACGTTATGGTTACCAATATCCTCAATCTTTCTTGGTCCCAATATAGCAAGCCTACTTTCCTTGGTTGGACTTGATTGCATCTTTAACCTCGGCGCAACCCTTTTTCTCCTCATGGCTGACTCTGTTTCGCGTCCGAAGAATCCAATGCAAGAATGCAACAGCAAGGCACCCTTCAGCTACCGGTTCTGGAACATAGTTGCTACTCTAACCGGATTCATCATCCCAATGTTGCTGATGTTTGGATCTGATAAGGGCATTCTGCAGCCTCAACTTCCTCTCATCTCGTCGTTAGTTCTATTTGGACCTTATCTTCTTCTATTGTCAGTACAGGTTCTGACTGAGATACTGACTTGGCATTGGCAATCACCGGTCTGGCTCGTTACCCCAGTCATATACGAGTCCTACCGTGTTCTGCAGCTAATGAGGGGGTTGAAGCTCGGAGCCGAACTTGGTGTGCCGGCATGGATGATGCATACTATTAGGGGGCTGGTTTGCTGGTGGGTGCTAATTCTTGGTTTGCAGCTTATGAGGGTTGCTTGGTTTGCAGGTTTTAATGCTCGAGGCCGAAAGCAGCAATCGCCTTCGTCCAATACTTCGGCTGCTAATGGTGTTTACTGATTGCTGCAACATCAAATAACAAGAAAGAGACATTCTTATGGATTCAATAGATATGGTTTGAATTTTGTTATGGTCTTATGGATGTTTTCAATCCTATGTGTAGTGATAGACTGATAGTGAtacacataaatatataatagctaGTTAAACACATTAAATGCTTCTTAGATTCAATACAAGAGTATCCTTTTACAATTCTTTTTGCTGTTCTTGTGTTA
This sequence is a window from Arachis duranensis cultivar V14167 chromosome 2, aradu.V14167.gnm2.J7QH, whole genome shotgun sequence. Protein-coding genes within it:
- the LOC107475469 gene encoding uncharacterized protein LOC107475469, which produces MNIGMASLTQTHYQIHTSTNRKEHHRSLILLNSGKAFQLQGLSFPHTRIKESSICCTKLTPWEPSPFTYAPTDNQSDKFLPSSANIFETLDPSKTAESITENAEASAETENHSGMQFQLFKWPMWLLGPSILLATGMVPTLWLPISSIFLGPNIASLLSLVGLDCIFNLGATLFLLMADSVSRPKNPMQECNSKAPFSYRFWNIVATLTGFIIPMLLMFGSDKGILQPQLPLISSLVLFGPYLLLLSVQVLTEILTWHWQSPVWLVTPVIYESYRVLQLMRGLKLGAELGVPAWMMHTIRGLVCWWVLILGLQLMRVAWFAGFNARGRKQQSPSSNTSAANGVY